The Naumovozyma castellii chromosome 2, complete genome sequence ACCGCCATGACATCCCCGAATGATAtatctgatgaagatggcAGCTTATTTAGTTCTACATTTCCATCCCCAATGGAATCAATCCCTGAAACTGAATACCTGACAAACTCAAAAGAAACATACAACGATTTAACCGCTCAAAACCAAGAGGACATGAGGGAAACTCGAAGGTTAATCAAAGAGCATATTGCCGAATGCCTCCGAGATGAcagtgatgatgaagttttGCCCCCTCCTTCCAAGGAAGAAATGAAGCAGTTTATAAATACTTGTTTAAACGATTCGCCAAGGCGACATGAACCTGACAGCTCTGGTAATTCAAAAAGTGCCGCTGAAGATAGTGCATTAGctacaaaagaaatattttcattttctgaGCCACCACTAACTTGTGGAAACGAAACTCGGCCATCTGAAGATTACCAATCTTCGTCTCAATTTGGGGAAGAGCAGATTGAGAGTACTGCAACAATTTACGATATCTCTccattaaatgatgaaatggaCCAAGGATATGCGAAaaaatctaataataataatgatgatgctgaTTTTAGTAACATtaacaaacaaataatacCGTCAGACATAGGAacaaatgataatgaagtaCATCCTGCTCTCAGTcgaaatgaagaagagcaACCTCTCAAACAATCTTCCATAAATGTATCAGCCTCATTACCTTTGCCAGAAATTGAATCGCCTCAAACTGATGAATTTCCTTTAGTAGAGCAAAATACCAGGTTTGAAcatgttttattttcaaataatgatattataCTGGAAGATAAAGAGACCCTACTAACAGCGGCtcatgaaaaaaaattatctCTTGGGATCGTAGGAAAAACATCAACATTCTCTCTATTGCTTCCAAGCCCTCTATTAGAAACATTAATTGATGCTGAAACTAATTTTACCCAAGATACAATTGGAGAAAGCAGTAATGctgtttcttcttgttcaacGATTGTTCATATCGACAATAATGCACCCAGCTATGGCAAACTACATACAGAGCTAGAATCAAGTGGACTCAATACCATAATTGTCAATAAGATGCCTGAGTTGAGAACTTCTAACGAAAGTGATAAAACCTTCCCGAAGAATATAGAAATGCCAAATGAAACTAGTGGTAAGAATGTAATATCTGGCGCAAATACTCCAACAGTACCATCAAGAGAAACCTATTTCATGGAAGATAGGGTAGCTAGCACAAACTCTGAAGGAACAGAAAAAATACATTTTGACGAGCAAAACCATGATAAACACATTACAGTTTCAAGCTCTATACCACTAGAGAGGGACTATAAAAGCGAAGAGGAGTCTATCCCATTTTTACGAAAATATAATCATAGAATAAAAAAGTCGCATGAACCGATTATTCTTTCAGCCAAAAAAGAGATGAATAGGATACGGCATAATGATATTACCAGAACAGTTATTACAAAAAATACTTTAGAGATGACTCCACTATATTTTGATGATGGATTGTCCCTTTGGACTGATAAGAATTTAATAACCGCGCATTATAATATgcattcatcaattaatcAAGAGATATACACAAGTGCGTCACCTTCGCTAGCAATGACAAATTTGGCGAAGACGTACAAAGATCGGTCAAACCTATTTACTGAAAAAGAACTTATAGGCGGTAGCTTCAGTCCATTATGAAAGGGTAATATTACCAATTGTATTTCTGTATACATGAGCTAATAAACATTACAGCATAATATACTATTTCTCAGAAACACATTCTATATTAACATTGTACTGAATATTTACACGATatcttatttaaatttatgTTGACTTACCATCAACTGGTTCCACCCTATAAAGATCACCGCAAATTCTCATTTTCCTAATAGCCtctttattatcatctgAATAAGTCTTCTTTGGTAATTTCCCTTCAGGTTTACTTTCAAATAGGGATCCCATTATATACATTTCGTTAGTTGTTGCATCacaaaagaatgaaatataGTCAATAACGTCTCTCTCTACTGTATCTGTCATTTCTGTACATTTATCGATTTTGATCAATCTCTGTCTTGTGTTAAACCTGTAAACCAATTGAATATGTTCCAGAGGCCTACCTGGAATCATCATTGGCTGAACTGACACAATTTTTGGGACCTCATTAAATTTAAGCAATTCCCATTCaagtaatatattttttggtAAAGACTTTACTCTTGCCTGTAATGCCTCGTCAACCCAAATTGAGGTGCAATCCTTCACTGAATTTACTTTTTTTTCAGCAAAAGCAGTGTTAACTTTTATATAAAGTTCTATGGCTTTGTtcttccaaagaagaaagttggGCTTCATACCGGATTGATACCTAAATAATCCGACATTGATGGTATTTAAACCAAAATTGTACACTCTTCTAATGAGAGCGTTAAGACAGATAGCAGGATGCAGAAACACATTTGGATAATTTCTGAATGATGAAGGAATAAACATATCCATAGCAATACCAATAACTCGTGGATTTATGGGGTCAGGTTTCTCAACCTTATCTATCGGATTTGAATCCCCGTCCCCTAATCTGGTCATTGAGCTGGAAAATAGCCTTGAACGAGTCTGTCTTAACGTATTAAGGTATAGGGGCTGATAAAGAGTACGGCTAAGAGGGGCCCTGATCATCTTTAATGTTCTTATTGGTTAGCTTGTATTACGATTCTATAGCTGTATTTGAAAGTAGAGGAGCGATTTTAATGGTTTTCTTCTGAAAGGCGTTTCTTATTCCGAAGGTACACAGtcaagaattaaagaaatcttGCCTGAAGGGCCATTTGTAAAGTAGATAACTATCTGATCATGATCAGTTTGATAATATAAGCAAGGAGTGAAGCCTATCGCCAATAATCTTTCCGTAACAAAAGTACAGTCATATTCAAGAGTATACTGATAGTCTTGCTTACGTAAGATAGCGTAGGGAGCTCTTGAACTCTTGAACTTAGATTTGAGTTTGAACGTTGAAGGAGTAGCAAACCACCCTTCAATTCGAGCAGCATAGTGGTTGAGTAAGTAAAAAGAGAATATGAAACCTTATATCATTGATTTGAAGCTTAAGGATACAGAAAAGGTTAATTGGAAGAAGAGTCTTTccaattatttgaagaaatcatATGGGTCCAGAAATTGGGAGAGCTtttatgatgaaaaattgacCTCCAATTTGGAccatttaagaaataatgCTAATGGCGAATTAGCCCCTGATGCATTATTAGaacaaaattataaatattatgCTCTGCTAGAGCATTTAAATTTACGGGTCGGTAAGAATAGTTCACAATTGAAGATCGATTTCATCTGGTACGATGCTGAATATTCGTTAACTCCAAAGGATCAAAAGTATAAGCAACATACCATAACCTTCGAAAAGTCATGCATCCTCTACAATATTGCAGCCATTCTTTCACAGGCTGCTAAAGAGAAAATCGACAGCGATCCTAAGATTGCAATTGGGCTCCTATCTAAAGCTACCACAACTTTCCAGTATTTATCTGAAAACTTTCTAAACTCGCCATCAGTTGACTTAAAAGCTGAGAATACTCAATTCCTAACGAACTTATGTCATGCAGAAGCACAGGAAGTATTcttatcaaaattattaagtaGTCCCACAGCTGAAAAGCAGGCTTCCCTAATTAGCAAATTGGCATTTGCTACTTACAACTTAGTGGACAAATGCTCGAAATATCTAAAGGCTCCAGAGGGAGGTGTTTCACCATATGGTGAACCCAGATGGAGTACAATTATGACTTGTAAGGCATATCTTTATAGATCGATTACTGCATATTATTATGCCCTGCATTTGGTGCAAGAGAATAAAATCGGTCAATCTATCGCATTTTTGAAGATCGCTAACCAAAACATTGTTTCAGCATTCCCTTTTAGATCCTCATTAAACGATTATTTCGATTTCGAAGGGTTTAAAGAGACCATTAACAATAAAATGAGAGAGTTTAACAAGGATAATGATTATATATATCATGATTTGATTCCATCTAGTGTCTCAATCGAAAGTATCAAGCCAATGGATGCCATTAAATCCCCGACTTGGCTACAGCAATTACAACCCTATATGGACGCAAGCTCAAATGATGCAGATATTTTGTATAAGGGAATTGTCCCAATggaaatatatgaaaaagAAAGTATTTACTCAGAAGAAAAAGCTCAGCTACTAAGAAAGGAAATGGAATCAGTGGAAACTGCAGACTTGGAATATACGTCGTTCGTGGAATTTACCAACTTACCCAAGTTGATCAATGACctaaaaaagaaatatacAACTGGtggaaataataatgatgcaGACCCACAACTTGAAATGATGAGAGATCAAATTAAATCATGGGCGTATGCAGTTCAACAgaatgaatttaatgatattgaaagaatcaTTAATgtcatttcttcaaaaagGAAGGAAATCTTGGATATTTTGGCAACATTACCTGCAGAGGAAAAGGAGAATATCCTTAAATTGAAAGCGTCATTAGTCGAAGCATCACAGTCTGATGAGAAACTGTTTAGACTTATTAAACCATACGTAGCTGAGATCAAGCTGTTATGCAATGATTCTTCGCTATGGAGAAAGTTTGATGAATTTCAGTCAGCAGGAGCTTTCCAACCAAGCTTGTTAGATATTGACGATTCTAAGACAGAATTAATATTGTCTAAATTAAAGGCTATAACCCAATTTGCTGAAGACCTGAGACTATTAAAAGAGGAACGTGCGAGAACGATGGgtgaattgaaagattacgttaataataatgatgatatcaCTAGTCTGTTGTTAGCCAATAAGGATAAGTCGGATGCCGAATTGCAATCATTGTTTGAAAGTGAGTTAGCAAAGTTTGAGCCCTTGACAACAAGGATAGAAGCCACAATATTCAAACAGGGCTCCACCATAAATGGAGTTAAAATCGAATTGGATAACATATTTGGCCTGACCGGAATACAAGACAAAACACCGGAAGAGCAAAAGGCTGAACTTGAACGAAAATTGTTTTTTGACAAATTGGAAGAGGCTACAACTAAGTTCACCATATTTAGTTCAGATATTCAGAAGGGATTGAATTTCTACAACTCTCTACTTAAGATGAGCAAAGATTTACAGAACTCAGTTGAGCAAAATCCATCTAGAAACACTTCTAACATCACGATGCAACCTCCTCCTGCACGTCCTCCACTTCCTATGCAACCACAAAGAATGGGTACGAGTTCATACTCTCCTATACCACCTTCTGATCTTAACTCCAGATTCgataatttaaatttgaacCACACACAGCAATATCAAGGCACTTTCTCGAACGAACCTAATAGAACTCATATGCAAGAAGGTCCACCTGCATATGTCGAATCTACTTTCGGGATGAACAACTTTCCATCTCAACCTGCACCATCAAATTACCAACGTCCACCTATTCCTGTACCTCAAGCCCAAGCTTCGCTGGGAGCGCCTCAAGTACCACCAAAACAGCCTCCCATGGGAAtgaatgatttattatcgAGGAGACAACAAgttgaaaatgaagagCGTGAACTGCAACAAAATCCAACTTCGTTTTATAATAAAACATCCGTTTTTGATGAAAACTTATATTCCAAGTATAGTACATAGTGATAGAAAGGAAAGAACgaaaattaagaaaatgttgaaaGGATTATATAATATTACAACTATactcttttttcttttagCTATGTAAGTTTCAATAGTGTTTACTACTTTTTCTCAATGGTACTTGCACTGAACTTCTGTGGTCCTTCTACATTTTTaccatttttcttgtttctaTTAAAAGGTGATTTTCTCACTTTATGAAGCATTGGAGAATGCCAAACGTTTTCTGAACCGAAATCAGCTTCCGATATCTTAACAAAACTTATTATTCCATCATCCATGATAGCTAGTAAGAAAGTTCTAAACCCATTTCTCAATCTTCTTAATTGCTGTACTTGAGGTGAGAACGAAGAGGCTGGGCGTCGCGTTTTCACATTTTTATTCATTGGATTATCActtgattttttttgttttgctTTTGATTTCAAACTCGTCAAATACTCTGATCTTTTAATGCCATTTGTGTAGGTAGATGCATCCCAATCCATTCCTTCTTGAAggaattcaaatttataatccaaagaattaaaaatacCTTTAATTTCGGAGTAAGTGGGGAAATGACTTGATGgatcatttttattatatataacaaCTTGATAATCTGGAAGACCAGgacttttttttttataattaGTTTGAGGTTTCCAGACATTGAAATTAATCTTTAGATCagtattttcattttgcACAGTGTCACGAAACGTTCCACGAAGATCAATGACTGTCTTTGGAATGTTTGTGGAAGGTATTAGAGTATTCAATCCTCTATACAATTGTGGAGAAGATGTATATTtctgaaaataaaaattccATGGACTGAAAAACCACCGATTATGGAGGGATATTTTTTGCTGTGCAAGTGAGCCCGTCAAGGCATTGTATAAAAGTTGTAAGTGTGAACGTTTGCTGCAGACCGATGATGGTGCGTAGAAGGATGTTGTGTCATATGATGTATCATCAGCACTTGTCACTATAAACCCCAATCTCTTCAAATGAGCATATATGGCAAAGGTATCGAGTTCGTTCTGATCCTTGAAAAGGACATACAAATCCTGTATGCTTAATGGAATGTCCAACTCTTCAGTCTTTATGAAAGGAGTGACTGTACCTCTTTCTGCCAAATACACGAATTCGTGAAAttgcaaaaaaaaatcCCCCGATGATGTTGCTCTCCCCATGGTGTTCATAAAATTGCCTCTAGGTTGAGGTATGTATGCCAAGTGTGTTTCAGGAATATAATATGCCTTAACTTGTGATTTAATGATGGATCCTCTAATGAAATTTGTGAGTGTATCAAACATAGCCTTCTGGGCTCTATATAATAGTAACTCCTGCATGTTGGTTTCATCAGGTTCAAAATCCTTCTCGCCTCTCTTTGGTATAACAGCTATAGCTTCATTAGTTCTAGAAAGCTTCGCTATCTCGGACCAATCTTGTGTttgttcatcatcttctaaatCAGCATCTTCACCAGCCGAAATTTGTATATTAGCTGGGATAGCAATCGACATTTTTAGGTCTCGTATACCTGAACACAGAATCCCCTGAAATAAGTGAGTTTTGTCTCTATTTTATCGACCATTGCTGCAATATTTCATCTCATCACATTAAACAATAATTCGAAAATTAAAATGCGCGCCAGTAAATGACGctgataaaataaaattcaaaGTTGCCATGAAGATTCGACATGAGATAAAGATATCTTTGAAACTGATAAAGTTCTCTTAAATAGAAGCTAAccattaaaaataaaaatggcCAACCAGCtgataaattttgaagacAAATGTCAAAACACTTCTTTGAAAGGTTTCTCCAAACATAGATATTAGCTTCTTAATCCAACAGTGTGAGAACGGCACTAACTTCTGGTTAAAAGGTTCCAAGAGTGCTAAGCTTGGAATGGGTTTGTGGTTTGCTTTCTTTTCTGAGTTTCCACTAAGAAGAACTATCAAAGTCGTTTGAAGAATGTCTTGAGTAAATAAAGATTATGTAATCCTTAATGCTTACgtacaaaagaaaaagaaacggACCAAAATTATCtcaaattgttttttttcGACACATCCATTCATTAATTATACACAGTCCTTGAAAGATTAAGGTAGGGATAGTGCATTcatattaaagaaacatcAACTCTTCGCAATTACCGAGAAAAGAGAAGTTTACTTGGTACCATTTCAAGTTTTAATACCCATTCCACAACGATGAAGACTTCCTCCAAGAATATACTGATATTGGCCAGTTTAGCAGGTATTACATTTGCTGCTTCGACATCCCAAGCAAATGCAAAGACAAGTCCGGATACTTCAGCTCTTACAGGTACCGCTGCTAATACTCAGGAAGTTGCGGAAAATATATCTCAACCAAGAAACTCGTTCTTCATGGCTGTTTCCATGATTGGTTTTTCAGAAATTGGTGATAAGACATTTCTAATCGCTGCCTTGATGGCAATGCGTCATCCAAGATTCTTGGTGTATTCTGCGGCTGCTTCATCTTTGGCTATTATGACCATCTTGTCTGGGATAGCTGGTCACACATTTTCGTATTTCATTCCTGAACAAATCACATCCCTTTTAGCAGGTCTCCTATTTTTGGTTTTTGGTTATAAATTAACCATGGAAGGTTTGAGTATGGAGAAAGTTGCTGGTGtcaatgaagaaatggctgaagtggaagaagaaattgctCTTAATGACATAGATCATTCTTCGAAAGACCTTGAAAAGGGTCCTATGGATAAATTAAGatctaaaaaaaattgcctatttgtttgtttggATAAGGTTCAGGATTTAGCATCATATATCTTATCGCCCGTATTCGTTCAAGTCTTTGCTATGACTTTCTTAGGTGAGCTTGGTGACCGTTCTCAAATTAGTATCATTGCCTTGGCGTCTAATAACGATTATTGGTATGCCATTGCTGGTGCTATCGTTGGTCATCTTATTTGTTCCGGTGTTGCTGTCATTGGTGGAAGATATCTGGCTACTAAGATTAGTATGAGAACAATCACTTTGACCGGTGCAGTTCTATTCTACTTATTCGCCTTGATGTACATCTATCAATGCTTCACATTTTCTGGAGAACCAACTAATGTTTAAGAATATTCGTTTGGTGCTGTGTCAGGAactaaatttatttcttcatgATTTGATACAGTAGTATATACATCctcaaaaaaatataatgattATAGATTCATTTTTTATGAATAatgtttaaattttatgTTTCATTTGCAGATTCTTTTATCAGCCTTTCTCGtaaaattctttttaatGCCTTTTCAGTTTGTTTATCTAATTGCTCTAGACTGCTTCTCATCCTGAGTTTTAGATCCTTAGTTACACTGGCTTTTTGGTTTACATTTTCtccttccttttcttctccaCTTCGGAGTTCCATTCCCATCGCATCAGCTATTTGTCCAGACACGCTTAAACTTTCTTTTTCGATGTTCCTAGCTAGGATCTCAACGGTAGTCCCTTCGTCTTCACCGAAACTATTATATATCTTGTTATTGGATAGTTGTTGGTCATTATTTCTCAGCTTCTCCGGCCTTTTAGACTCTGATAATGAAGAGTGGTCCCCTGCATTTCGTATCCTCTCTTGCAGTTCAGCTagtcttctttttcttaataatgTTTGTTTCTGAATATATGACATTTCGATACAAAGGTTCTCACAGTCTTGAATATATAACCCAACTATCGTTATTGATAAACCTCATTCATATTATTTACATTTTCAGTGACATAATCTGTGACTGTTTCTCAACATCCGTCcaccaaatattttctcttcaaaaaatattctgaaaaattcaagataATCGCCTTCTCATTTGACAAAACCGCGCAATCGGGAACAAATCTCACATCACCAATCTGCGACTATACCAAATATTGCATAGAGTTAGGTTAAACTATAAAGTGAATCTTCAATTATATTGCAATTTCacttttttcttcaagacCACCAAGACACTAAAGATAAGCCACAATGCCAAGTACGTACCCCAAATCAAGGAATGATTCAGAGGTTCGGGTCCTCATAAATGATTAATGAGTTTTGAAATGAGAAAAGTAGAGAAGAATCACAGACCTACGCATGATTAAAGCGGACATTTAAAACacattatttcaaattgaatagTTTTGTTTCACTGAATCCCCGACACTTCAGTAAATGAAACTTTTCGTTCtatgaatttgaaatgtgTTGACTTTTCCCGTTTTTCAAAGTTGAGGCTGGATTTTCAagcatttttcttcttttctagactccattaatattttatatgAGTACCTTCTTGAACCTCGTAGAAATCTCcattgtttttttattgCCATTTGAAACAAGCTGGGACTaacaatttaatttttttaattttttttttaaataggAGCCCCAAGAACTTACTCTAAGACTTACTCCACTCCATCCAGACCATACGAATCTTCTCGTTTGGACGCTGAATTGAAGTTGGCCGGTGAATTCGgtttgaagaacaagagaGAAATTTACAGaatttctttccaattatCCAAGATTCGTCGTGCTGCCAGAGATTTATTGACCAGAGATGAAAAGGACCCAAAGAGATTGTTCGAAGGTAATGCCTTGATCAGAAGATTGGTGAGAATTGGTGTCTTGTCCGAAGATAAGAAGAAGTTAGATTATGTTTTGGCTTTGAAGGTCGaagatttcttggaaagaAGATTGCAAACTCAAGTTTACAAGTTGGGTTTGGCCAAGTCTGTTCACCACGCTAGAGTCTTGATTTCCCAAAGACATATTGCTGTTGGTAAGCAAATCGTCAACATCCCATCTTTCATGGTCAGATTAGACTCTGAAAAGCACATTGACTTTGCTTCTACTTCTCCATTCGGTGGTGCCAGACCAGGTAGAGTTGCCAGAAAGAACGCTGCCAGAAAGTCTGAAGgtgctgaagaagaagccgctgaagacgaagaataaattaattaacCCATAATATCATAATTGTATAGTATTTTTATATACCTGATTTATATATGCGGACTAAATATTTACATTCTATTGTCGCCATTAGCTCGATTGTTCcatataatattttaagtTAATTCTCAGCGTTAGCTTCATCAGTTAATTGTCTCCATTATGAATCTAAAACATGTATTTTCACCATTGCAAACTGCTTCATTCTATTTTCAAGCCAGCAGTAACATACCTCACCTGAGCGGCTACTTCCAAAACAGCTGAAGAATGACCTCCTGCCCTTTAAGCATTCCCACCTACGTCAGTAAATAAGGGAAACTATATACTATAAACTTGTATTGAATTACATTATTTTAGTAGTTTCGAGAGAAACATTGTATCGTAACTTCTTTTGAGTAACCGTCAGGATGTTCCCAATGTATTTAACAATGGACAATGTACTCCGGTTATTTTTCTCTAACTTTGTTTGACTGTTTACCACCCGTGCATTCAGGTCTGAATTTGagatttctttgaaactcttgaaaaattgcTTGTCCTTAGGCGGAAACTGCCCCAGGCGGAAACGGTCTGGCGAAAATGCAATATTCTAGGCAGACAATACCTGAGTCTTCCGTCTAGCATCTCCGCCTAAGCTGCTTTCCCATTGGGGCTGTCTCTAACCACGGCCTACGATGGTCTGAACCCATGGCAATCTAGtgaattattgaacaatAACATACTAATAAAGGCTATACAACAAATTTACCTTTCAAAGTTTAAAGAACCCTAACAACACAAGGACAATCAGCAAAAATGGGTAAATCGTATGTGGAAACGTCtaagaaattttaatattattggaAACCAGTGCGGAATGAAGAGAATTACGTCAAAATGAAACGATGTGATAAAATTGTGAAATCAGTCATGACTTTAGTGGAATCGGGAAAGGGATATAGGTAGCATCTAGCCATTGAAGGAATTGGGAACCGATTGGGAAGTGGAGCTGATGGAACAGTTAAAGAATACAAGATTATTAATATGAAAGGAGAATTCAACAGGCAAGGAAATGACCAAAAATTTATAGATCAATCtcaaaaaaatagaaataaAGGCATACCAAGAAGACATTAGGAATTTCGTATCCACgattcaataatattttactcagctaaattgaaaaataagCATTACTAAcaatgaatgaaaaataatataattttcTAATATTTTAACAGACACGGTTACAGATCTCGTACTCGTTACATGTTCCAACGTGACTTCAGAAAGCATGGTGCCATTGCTTTGTCAACATACTTGAAGGTCTACAAGGTTGGTGACATTGTCGACATCAAGGCTAACGGTTCTATCCAAAAGGGTATGCCACACAAGTTTTACCAAGGTAAGACCGGTGTTGTTTACAACGTCACCAAGTCTTCCGTTGGTGTCATAATCAACAAGATGGTTGGTAACagatatttggaaaagagaTTGAACTTGAGAATTGAACATATCAAGCACTCCAAATGTAGACAAGAATTTTTGGACAGAGTTAAGACTAACGCTGCCAAGAGAGTCGAAGCTAAGGCCCAAGGTGTTGCTGTCCAATTGAAGAGACAACCAGCTCAACCAAGAGAAGCCCGTGTTGTTTCCACTGAAGGTAATGTTCCTCAAACTTTGGCTCCAGTTCCATACGAAACcttcatctaatttaaTGGATTGGTGTTTTCCCCTATCtttaaatatcttttatattttctttcatataatatataactAAGAAATTCTTTCGATTAAACTACTGAATGTATTCAAAGGATACAAGGTGCAAGGCTGGCGGTCGTTATGTAACagaaataaatatcatATATAATCAAGCATAAGTAAGTATGAATATTCTGAATATTCGGTAACCTCTTTAACTTCTCCAGCTTTATGTTTCAGTGACACTTCACAATATTCTCCGTATTCGTTCTACTTTTTTTTCGCCTGGCACATTTTCGATATATCGTTTTTTAAGAGCATGAAATATTCAAGAGTGCATAGGATGCAGttttaattcaatttgattCGAATAATATTACGATCTGTGAAGCTTTTATCCTTTCTCTGGAGCAAATTAGTTGATAATAGAACACtctattattgaatattttaatcAAGGTCTGAAAACGACCCCATCAACACTGCAATCTTAGgtgataatattgaaagCAAATTTCTCTACCATACGAGATAATTAAGTCTGAAAGGTTCaaaaatgggaaaaaaatcattaacAGAGCtggaagaagaagccaTTGAATCGACACCATACTTAGGAAGTGATGAAAGGGCGTCCAATCTTAGAGCAGCTCaaaatttagaagataGTAcgaaaaaaataaaaccTGAAAGCCAT is a genomic window containing:
- the NCAS0B02060 gene encoding uncharacterized protein (ancestral locus Anc_8.562); the encoded protein is MKAPINVNSDVENSIKRHEITVADNNDLLNNELRGITAMTSPNDISDEDGSLFSSTFPSPMESIPETEYLTNSKETYNDLTAQNQEDMRETRRLIKEHIAECLRDDSDDEVLPPPSKEEMKQFINTCLNDSPRRHEPDSSGNSKSAAEDSALATKEIFSFSEPPLTCGNETRPSEDYQSSSQFGEEQIESTATIYDISPLNDEMDQGYAKKSNNNNDDADFSNINKQIIPSDIGTNDNEVHPALSRNEEEQPLKQSSINVSASLPLPEIESPQTDEFPLVEQNTRFEHVLFSNNDIILEDKETLLTAAHEKKLSLGIVGKTSTFSLLLPSPLLETLIDAETNFTQDTIGESSNAVSSCSTIVHIDNNAPSYGKLHTELESSGLNTIIVNKMPELRTSNESDKTFPKNIEMPNETSGKNVISGANTPTVPSRETYFMEDRVASTNSEGTEKIHFDEQNHDKHITVSSSIPLERDYKSEEESIPFLRKYNHRIKKSHEPIILSAKKEMNRIRHNDITRTVITKNTLEMTPLYFDDGLSLWTDKNLITAHYNMHSSINQEIYTSASPSLAMTNLAKTYKDRSNLFTEKELIGGSFSPL
- the MBA1 gene encoding Mba1p (ancestral locus Anc_8.561), with translation MIRAPLSRTLYQPLYLNTLRQTRSRLFSSSMTRLGDGDSNPIDKVEKPDPINPRVIGIAMDMFIPSSFRNYPNVFLHPAICLNALIRRVYNFGLNTINVGLFRYQSGMKPNFLLWKNKAIELYIKVNTAFAEKKVNSVKDCTSIWVDEALQARVKSLPKNILLEWELLKFNEVPKIVSVQPMMIPGRPLEHIQLVYRFNTRQRLIKIDKCTEMTDTVERDVIDYISFFCDATTNEMYIMGSLFESKPEGKLPKKTYSDDNKEAIRKMRICGDLYRVEPVDGKST
- the BRO1 gene encoding Bro1p (ancestral locus Anc_8.560); this encodes MKPYIIDLKLKDTEKVNWKKSLSNYLKKSYGSRNWESFYDEKLTSNLDHLRNNANGELAPDALLEQNYKYYALLEHLNLRVGKNSSQLKIDFIWYDAEYSLTPKDQKYKQHTITFEKSCILYNIAAILSQAAKEKIDSDPKIAIGLLSKATTTFQYLSENFLNSPSVDLKAENTQFLTNLCHAEAQEVFLSKLLSSPTAEKQASLISKLAFATYNLVDKCSKYLKAPEGGVSPYGEPRWSTIMTCKAYLYRSITAYYYALHLVQENKIGQSIAFLKIANQNIVSAFPFRSSLNDYFDFEGFKETINNKMREFNKDNDYIYHDLIPSSVSIESIKPMDAIKSPTWLQQLQPYMDASSNDADILYKGIVPMEIYEKESIYSEEKAQLLRKEMESVETADLEYTSFVEFTNLPKLINDLKKKYTTGGNNNDADPQLEMMRDQIKSWAYAVQQNEFNDIERIINVISSKRKEILDILATLPAEEKENILKLKASLVEASQSDEKLFRLIKPYVAEIKLLCNDSSLWRKFDEFQSAGAFQPSLLDIDDSKTELILSKLKAITQFAEDLRLLKEERARTMGELKDYVNNNDDITSLLLANKDKSDAELQSLFESELAKFEPLTTRIEATIFKQGSTINGVKIELDNIFGLTGIQDKTPEEQKAELERKLFFDKLEEATTKFTIFSSDIQKGLNFYNSLLKMSKDLQNSVEQNPSRNTSNITMQPPPARPPLPMQPQRMGTSSYSPIPPSDLNSRFDNLNLNHTQQYQGTFSNEPNRTHMQEGPPAYVESTFGMNNFPSQPAPSNYQRPPIPVPQAQASLGAPQVPPKQPPMGMNDLLSRRQQVENEERELQQNPTSFYNKTSVFDENLYSKYST
- the SEN54 gene encoding tRNA splicing endonuclease subunit SEN54 (ancestral locus Anc_8.559); protein product: MSIAIPANIQISAGEDADLEDDEQTQDWSEIAKLSRTNEAIAVIPKRGEKDFEPDETNMQELLLYRAQKAMFDTLTNFIRGSIIKSQVKAYYIPETHLAYIPQPRGNFMNTMGRATSSGDFFLQFHEFVYLAERGTVTPFIKTEELDIPLSIQDLYVLFKDQNELDTFAIYAHLKRLGFIVTSADDTSYDTTSFYAPSSVCSKRSHLQLLYNALTGSLAQQKISLHNRWFFSPWNFYFQKYTSSPQLYRGLNTLIPSTNIPKTVIDLRGTFRDTVQNENTDLKINFNVWKPQTNYKKKSPGLPDYQVVIYNKNDPSSHFPTYSEIKGIFNSLDYKFEFLQEGMDWDASTYTNGIKRSEYLTSLKSKAKQKKSSDNPMNKNVKTRRPASSFSPQVQQLRRLRNGFRTFLLAIMDDGIISFVKISEADFGSENVWHSPMLHKVRKSPFNRNKKNGKNVEGPQKFSASTIEKK
- the GDT1 gene encoding putative ribosome biosynthesis protein GDT1 (ancestral locus Anc_8.557); this translates as MKTSSKNILILASLAGITFAASTSQANAKTSPDTSALTGTAANTQEVAENISQPRNSFFMAVSMIGFSEIGDKTFLIAALMAMRHPRFLVYSAAASSLAIMTILSGIAGHTFSYFIPEQITSLLAGLLFLVFGYKLTMEGLSMEKVAGVNEEMAEVEEEIALNDIDHSSKDLEKGPMDKLRSKKNCLFVCLDKVQDLASYILSPVFVQVFAMTFLGELGDRSQISIIALASNNDYWYAIAGAIVGHLICSGVAVIGGRYLATKISMRTITLTGAVLFYLFALMYIYQCFTFSGEPTNV